The following are encoded together in the Bacillus sp. NP157 genome:
- a CDS encoding ATP-binding protein produces MEALLPLMLAEENWARFSHPVFSESLKTIGLSAVLSARVETSTHLNRKLIRDQYTLRYMQRLASGTRSQADEGVKGPRVSKERAAYILSTTHYDDFENLDEFVRAGGRHSVLSLGGEDPLVNSGKVAISPGAIRLGLMNDYLRILDIEVRPLHNANKFETSKSISIFELSSGEFHYFTVAMGALFAVADDAVLLIDEPEGSLHPQWQLQLMDLLSSLVQDHRDCHLIAATHSPLIVSNAPEDAAVVDMDAPEASEPGEAAYGKSSDQILFEQFGIASSRNKAIVDVVQKAVGLVERNEHQSSEFEALQKELSSIRIRLDEGDPLVEVIDALISLGEV; encoded by the coding sequence ATGGAGGCCCTTCTTCCCCTCATGCTTGCTGAGGAGAATTGGGCGCGTTTCTCTCACCCGGTGTTCTCAGAATCACTGAAGACGATAGGTCTCTCTGCTGTACTAAGCGCCAGGGTCGAAACATCGACCCATCTCAATCGCAAGCTTATTAGAGATCAGTACACACTCCGATACATGCAGCGGCTTGCTAGTGGGACTCGATCTCAAGCGGATGAAGGGGTGAAAGGACCGCGAGTTTCGAAAGAACGCGCCGCGTACATCCTCTCAACAACTCATTACGACGATTTTGAAAACCTCGACGAGTTTGTGCGCGCCGGAGGGCGTCATAGCGTGCTGAGCCTCGGAGGAGAAGATCCCTTGGTAAACAGTGGCAAGGTAGCGATCTCTCCGGGTGCGATCAGGCTCGGTCTAATGAATGACTATCTTCGCATTCTTGATATTGAGGTTCGTCCGCTTCATAACGCGAATAAATTTGAGACCTCGAAATCAATATCGATTTTTGAACTGAGCTCAGGCGAGTTCCACTACTTCACAGTTGCGATGGGCGCGCTGTTTGCGGTGGCAGATGACGCCGTCCTCTTGATCGATGAGCCCGAGGGAAGCTTGCATCCACAATGGCAACTTCAATTGATGGATTTGCTCTCTTCACTTGTTCAAGATCACCGAGACTGCCATTTGATTGCAGCCACGCACTCGCCGCTTATTGTTTCGAATGCGCCTGAAGATGCGGCAGTAGTAGATATGGACGCCCCCGAGGCGAGCGAGCCCGGCGAAGCAGCCTATGGTAAGTCTTCTGACCAGATCCTTTTCGAACAATTTGGCATTGCTTCAAGTAGAAACAAAGCTATCGTCGACGTTGTTCAAAAGGCGGTAGGGCTCGTAGAGCGTAACGAGCATCAATCGTCGGAGTTTGAAGCTCTGCAGAAGGAGCTTTCAAGCATTCGAATCAGACTGGACGAGGGCGATCCGCTCGTTGAGGTGATTGATGCACTAATCAGTCTGGGTGAAGTATGA